A stretch of Nonomuraea africana DNA encodes these proteins:
- a CDS encoding alpha/beta hydrolase — MMSRGRGRLGLLTAAAVLLGLAAAGCATGKTDARPPSVPADAGALRGFYEQRITWKACDSGFECGRVKVPLDYAHPGGDTITLAVMRKPAADRRQRIGSLLLNPGGPGGSGVDFARVSGEVLTDRLRARYDIVGFDPRGVGKSAAIRCAPDAGAGVYGRQARNPRARAEPTASEVADELKKFGAGCRAQSGELLAHVSTVEAAKDMDVLRGVLGDARLHYLGFSYGTQLGAVYAELFPARVGRLVLDSAVDPRAWPTDASIVQARGFEVALDSFLADCAQRSDCALGTDPAAARRRLVGLLEHIDRRPLPGEGAQTLDKETAIGLIGGALYDKRAWPLLRTALQQAMSGKGAAMLQLADSSHGADDNSAEAMQSIICLDGPPSLTSADQVEARLPAFREAAPVFGEMLAWTELRCAYWPVKPTGRPHAITARGAAPILVVGNLRDPATPYAWAEGLAGQLSSGVLLTHDGDGHGAYDKRGNACVNDAVDTYLIEGRPPVNGTRCG, encoded by the coding sequence ATGATGTCACGCGGCAGGGGCCGACTCGGCCTGCTCACCGCGGCCGCCGTCCTGCTGGGCCTGGCGGCCGCGGGATGCGCCACAGGGAAGACCGACGCCAGGCCGCCTTCCGTCCCGGCGGACGCCGGGGCGCTGCGTGGCTTCTACGAGCAGCGGATCACGTGGAAGGCGTGCGACAGCGGGTTCGAGTGCGGTCGCGTCAAGGTCCCGCTCGACTACGCCCATCCAGGCGGGGACACCATCACGCTGGCCGTCATGCGCAAGCCGGCCGCCGACCGGCGACAGCGGATCGGCTCCCTGCTGCTCAACCCCGGCGGCCCAGGCGGTTCGGGGGTGGACTTCGCCCGCGTGTCCGGCGAGGTCCTCACCGACCGGCTGAGGGCCCGCTACGACATCGTCGGGTTCGACCCCAGGGGTGTCGGCAAGAGCGCCGCGATCCGCTGCGCTCCGGACGCGGGCGCCGGCGTCTACGGCCGCCAGGCGCGGAACCCGAGGGCCCGCGCCGAGCCGACGGCGAGCGAGGTCGCCGACGAGCTCAAGAAGTTCGGGGCCGGCTGCCGGGCACAGTCCGGCGAACTGCTCGCCCATGTCTCGACCGTCGAGGCGGCCAAGGACATGGACGTGCTGCGCGGTGTCCTCGGCGACGCCAGGCTGCACTACCTCGGGTTCTCCTACGGGACCCAGCTCGGCGCCGTCTACGCCGAGCTCTTCCCCGCCCGCGTCGGCAGGCTGGTCCTCGACAGCGCCGTCGATCCCAGGGCGTGGCCGACGGACGCGTCCATCGTCCAGGCCCGCGGGTTCGAAGTGGCCCTCGACTCCTTCCTGGCCGACTGCGCCCAGCGCTCCGACTGCGCGCTGGGCACGGACCCCGCGGCGGCCAGGCGGCGCCTCGTCGGCCTGCTGGAGCACATCGACCGCAGGCCGCTTCCCGGCGAGGGCGCGCAGACGCTCGACAAGGAGACGGCCATCGGCCTCATCGGCGGCGCCCTGTACGACAAGAGGGCGTGGCCGCTCCTGCGGACCGCCCTCCAGCAGGCCATGAGCGGCAAGGGCGCCGCCATGCTCCAGCTGGCCGACTCCTCGCACGGGGCGGACGACAACTCCGCGGAGGCCATGCAGTCGATCATCTGCCTGGACGGCCCGCCGTCCCTGACGTCGGCTGACCAGGTGGAGGCGCGGCTGCCCGCCTTCCGCGAGGCGGCTCCCGTCTTCGGGGAGATGCTGGCGTGGACGGAGCTGAGGTGCGCGTACTGGCCGGTCAAGCCGACCGGCAGGCCCCACGCCATCACGGCGCGGGGAGCGGCCCCGATCCTGGTCGTGGGCAACCTCAGGGACCCCGCGACGCCGTACGCGTGGGCGGAGGGGCTGGCCGGCCAGCTGTCGTCCGGCGTGCTGCTGACCCATGACGGCGACGGTCACGGCGCCTACGACAAGCGCGGCAACGCGTGCGTCAACGACGCCGTCGACACCTACCTCATCGAGGGCCGTCCGCCGGTGAACGGAACCAGGTGCGGCTGA
- a CDS encoding response regulator transcription factor, giving the protein MLQFLPHGGAAEVAEPALAPREAEALRHIAAGCTYSQTARRMGISQHTIDTYLRRIRLKFGITSKAELTRLAVALGL; this is encoded by the coding sequence ATGCTCCAGTTCCTTCCGCACGGCGGCGCCGCCGAGGTCGCCGAGCCGGCCCTCGCTCCCCGTGAGGCCGAGGCCCTGCGGCACATCGCCGCCGGGTGCACCTACTCCCAGACCGCCCGGCGCATGGGAATCAGTCAGCACACGATCGACACCTACCTGCGCAGGATCCGGCTGAAGTTCGGGATCACGAGCAAGGCGGAGCTCACGCGGCTGGCGGTCGCGCTGGGTCTGTGA
- a CDS encoding glycoside hydrolase family 97 protein, which yields MPMVSATLSRLSAALLLLVSLLAAQPARAGSGTWTIHGLGAGPSALLRLDEGQGTLSLEVRHGATQVLEPSPVGIVTERADLSRGLRFAGRRDRPVAERYTTTVGKRLARAAVMRESTFSFVTAEGARLDLVVRASRDGVSYRYALPGDHGAVLRETSAFTVPQAAAAWLARHRRDYENPFVQYTALSAPAADFMVSALFETGGSYLLITESDLDGRYSGPRLAHEQGTGTYRLGLWDQRVEVSGPLTTPWRVMIVGDLATVTESTLVDDLAPDSRVRDTSWIEPDQVLWTWLAGGRQAGQSLEKQKAFVDYAALRGWPYVKVDAGWYFLKDQWDVTDPDWPTTSWIPRLVGYAGAKGVEIMVWIHYRDLDTPEERELWLPTLRRWGVRGVKIDFMDAESQERLRWYDEILPATAANELMVNFHGSTVPKGVHRTWPHVMTMEGVHGGEKSSNLRTSHLTALPFTRNVIGSMDYTPMAFHRPSRPTSDAHELGLSVVYESGLQNLAGTVESYQARPQAERFLEQVPSVWDETRLLSGRPADHVVLARRSGDRWFVGAGVSGAARTLDVPLDLLRGRWLLEVVRDGEGGLVRESRVVVGGRDRLSVDVPAEGGFAAVACRWRPGLDTCDR from the coding sequence ATGCCGATGGTTTCCGCCACGTTGTCCCGGTTATCCGCCGCCCTCCTCCTGCTCGTCTCCCTCCTCGCCGCCCAGCCCGCCCGCGCGGGCTCCGGTACCTGGACGATCCACGGCCTCGGCGCCGGCCCCTCCGCGCTGCTCAGGCTCGACGAGGGCCAGGGCACGCTCTCCCTCGAAGTGCGGCACGGCGCCACCCAGGTGCTCGAGCCCAGCCCCGTCGGCATCGTCACCGAGCGCGCCGACCTGTCGCGCGGCCTGCGCTTCGCCGGCCGCCGCGACCGCCCCGTGGCCGAGCGCTACACCACGACGGTGGGCAAGCGGCTCGCGCGCGCCGCCGTCATGCGGGAGAGCACGTTCTCCTTCGTCACCGCCGAGGGTGCCCGGCTCGACCTGGTGGTCAGGGCCTCCCGCGACGGCGTGTCCTACCGTTACGCGCTGCCCGGCGACCACGGCGCCGTGCTGAGGGAGACCTCGGCCTTCACCGTGCCGCAGGCCGCCGCCGCCTGGCTGGCCCGGCACCGGCGCGACTACGAGAACCCGTTCGTCCAGTACACCGCGCTGAGCGCGCCCGCCGCCGACTTCATGGTGTCCGCGCTGTTCGAGACGGGCGGCAGCTACCTGCTGATCACCGAGTCGGACCTCGACGGCCGCTACTCGGGCCCGAGGCTGGCCCACGAGCAGGGCACCGGGACCTACCGGCTCGGCCTCTGGGACCAGCGGGTCGAGGTGAGCGGCCCGCTGACCACCCCGTGGCGGGTGATGATCGTCGGCGACCTGGCCACCGTCACCGAGTCCACGCTCGTCGACGACCTCGCGCCGGACTCCAGGGTGCGCGACACCTCCTGGATCGAGCCCGACCAGGTGCTCTGGACGTGGCTGGCGGGCGGCAGGCAGGCCGGACAGAGCCTGGAGAAGCAGAAGGCGTTCGTCGACTACGCCGCCCTGCGCGGCTGGCCATACGTGAAGGTCGACGCGGGCTGGTACTTCCTCAAGGACCAGTGGGACGTCACCGACCCCGACTGGCCCACGACCAGCTGGATCCCGCGGCTCGTGGGGTACGCCGGGGCCAAGGGTGTGGAGATCATGGTCTGGATCCACTACCGCGACCTCGACACCCCCGAGGAGCGGGAGCTGTGGCTGCCCACCCTGCGCCGGTGGGGCGTGCGCGGCGTCAAGATCGACTTCATGGACGCCGAGTCGCAGGAGCGGCTGCGGTGGTACGACGAGATCCTGCCCGCCACGGCGGCGAACGAGCTCATGGTCAACTTCCACGGCTCGACCGTCCCCAAGGGCGTCCACCGCACCTGGCCGCACGTCATGACCATGGAGGGCGTGCACGGCGGCGAGAAGTCCAGCAACCTGCGCACCAGCCACCTGACCGCGCTGCCGTTCACCAGGAACGTCATCGGCTCCATGGACTACACCCCGATGGCCTTCCACCGCCCGAGCCGGCCCACCTCCGACGCCCACGAGCTGGGCCTGTCGGTGGTCTACGAGTCCGGGCTGCAGAACCTGGCAGGGACGGTGGAGTCCTACCAGGCCAGGCCGCAGGCCGAGCGCTTCCTCGAGCAGGTGCCGAGCGTCTGGGACGAGACCCGCCTGCTGTCGGGACGGCCGGCCGACCACGTCGTGCTGGCCCGCCGCAGCGGCGACCGCTGGTTCGTCGGCGCCGGCGTCTCGGGCGCCGCCCGCACCCTCGACGTGCCGCTGGACCTCCTGCGCGGCCGATGGCTGCTCGAGGTCGTCAGGGACGGCGAGGGCGGCCTGGTGCGCGAGAGCCGCGTGGTCGTCGGCGGCCGCGACCGGCTCTCCGTGGACGTGCCCGCCGAGGGCGGCTTCGCGGCCGTCGCCTGCCGGTGGCGGCCGGGCCTCGACACCTGTGACCGATAG